A window of the Streptomyces finlayi genome harbors these coding sequences:
- a CDS encoding O-antigen ligase family protein has product MTATRTAEPAVAAIPHPRARPGSKTPRAARWTRQWPLLPLLATVLLLALPVTDAGTGEAQVTRPADLASGLAVLLCLARLLYFRQRPLAPAAAVVLGLPAVGFAVATVTAADPSAALPGFVRYLQVFVLVPAAVCLLIRDAQGFRIVTGALVLLALVQGVTGIHQYATGTGASYMGEDIRAVGTFGPGDIMGMSTVVAFGLLATAVHVLRTPEGAPRWLRPCALGATAVLLVALVLSFSRGSWIATAIAALALLALTGPRQAVRALAVLSATAVVLVGGFGIGSEMVSQRLTSITEVTAAPDQSVTDRYTMWAAAASMWREEPLAGVGLKGFPAHRDGHASIALSAGSDTAGAGQDFRKQPLLSPHNMYLLVLSEQGLIGLTALAGSWLAVLVGGVRRVIISSARGNTAVDCGLVAAGLMVWQTVDFLYADIGGPSTVLTGIVLGLASWWALAGPERARTA; this is encoded by the coding sequence GTGACCGCCACCCGGACCGCCGAACCCGCCGTCGCCGCCATTCCGCATCCCCGGGCCCGCCCAGGATCGAAGACCCCGCGGGCGGCGCGGTGGACACGGCAGTGGCCGCTGCTTCCGCTGCTCGCGACCGTGCTGCTGCTCGCCCTTCCGGTCACGGACGCGGGGACCGGCGAAGCGCAGGTCACGCGCCCGGCCGACCTCGCCTCGGGCCTCGCGGTGCTGCTCTGCCTGGCCCGTCTGCTGTATTTCCGGCAGCGTCCGCTGGCACCCGCGGCGGCTGTGGTGCTCGGACTGCCCGCGGTGGGCTTCGCCGTGGCGACGGTCACCGCTGCGGATCCGTCCGCCGCGCTCCCGGGGTTCGTCCGCTACCTCCAGGTCTTCGTGCTGGTGCCGGCCGCCGTGTGCCTCCTCATCAGGGACGCCCAGGGATTCCGGATCGTGACCGGCGCCCTCGTCCTGCTCGCCCTCGTCCAGGGAGTGACGGGCATTCACCAGTACGCCACCGGCACCGGCGCCTCGTACATGGGCGAGGACATCCGGGCGGTGGGCACGTTCGGGCCCGGCGACATCATGGGGATGTCGACCGTCGTCGCCTTCGGTCTCCTGGCGACCGCCGTCCACGTACTCCGTACACCCGAGGGCGCCCCCCGGTGGCTGCGCCCCTGTGCCCTCGGCGCGACAGCCGTGCTGCTCGTCGCCCTCGTGCTGTCGTTCAGCCGGGGCTCGTGGATCGCCACGGCGATCGCCGCCCTCGCTCTCCTCGCACTGACAGGACCGCGCCAGGCCGTGCGCGCGCTGGCGGTACTGTCCGCCACCGCCGTCGTGCTCGTCGGCGGCTTCGGCATCGGCTCCGAGATGGTCTCCCAGCGGCTCACCAGCATCACCGAGGTGACCGCCGCTCCTGACCAGTCGGTCACCGACCGGTACACCATGTGGGCCGCCGCCGCGAGCATGTGGCGCGAGGAACCGCTGGCGGGCGTCGGGCTGAAGGGATTCCCCGCGCACCGTGACGGGCACGCCTCGATCGCACTCTCCGCGGGCAGCGACACCGCGGGCGCCGGTCAGGACTTCCGCAAGCAGCCGCTGCTCTCCCCGCACAACATGTACCTGCTCGTCCTCAGCGAACAGGGGCTGATCGGGCTCACCGCGCTCGCCGGCAGCTGGCTGGCGGTCCTCGTCGGCGGAGTCCGCAGGGTGATCATCAGCAGCGCACGCGGAAACACGGCCGTGGACTGCGGGCTCGTCGCGGCGGGGCTGATGGTCTGGCAGACCGTCGACTTCCTGTACGCGGACATCGGCGGCCCCTCGACCGTACTCACGGGCATCGTGCTCGGTCTGGCCTCCTGGTGGGCGCTGGCCGGACCGGAGAGGGCGCGGACCGCGTGA
- a CDS encoding glycosyltransferase: protein MTVLHVVQPVEGGVARVVTDLVRAQALAGLRPVVACPPESPLAAGAEAAGADVLAWPAVRDPGPGLAAEVATAHRLVRQSGPQIVHAHSAKAGLAARLAVRGRIPTVFQPHAWSFEAVEGRTAHLALKWERFGARWSDHILCVSESERRTGERAGISARWSVIHNGIDLGHFRPAGPAERAAARAALPLPGAVDARTPLVVCVGRLSRQKGQDVLLRAWEQLRVSGARLVLVGDGPDERRLRETAPAGVVFAGATQDVRPWIHAADVFVLPSRWEGMALAPLEAMACGRPVVMSDVNGARESLPPGHDVHCLVPPENPAALAAALTSLLTDPVLRDELGRTARTHTRSVFDVRKTAGAVHRIYQELVGLSRPTTRERTDR, encoded by the coding sequence GTGACCGTGCTCCACGTGGTCCAGCCGGTGGAGGGCGGGGTCGCACGGGTCGTCACCGATCTCGTCAGGGCGCAGGCTCTGGCAGGCCTGCGGCCCGTGGTGGCCTGCCCCCCCGAGAGCCCACTGGCCGCCGGTGCCGAGGCGGCCGGCGCGGACGTGCTCGCCTGGCCCGCCGTGCGCGACCCCGGACCCGGGCTGGCCGCTGAAGTCGCCACCGCACACCGGCTCGTCCGGCAGAGCGGACCTCAGATCGTGCACGCCCACAGCGCCAAGGCGGGCCTCGCGGCGCGGCTCGCCGTACGGGGCCGTATCCCCACGGTGTTCCAGCCGCACGCCTGGTCCTTCGAGGCCGTGGAGGGCAGGACCGCGCACCTCGCCCTGAAGTGGGAGCGGTTCGGCGCCCGCTGGAGCGACCACATCCTCTGCGTCAGCGAGTCCGAGCGCCGTACGGGCGAACGGGCGGGCATCTCGGCCCGGTGGTCCGTGATCCACAACGGCATCGATCTCGGGCACTTCCGGCCGGCCGGCCCCGCGGAGCGCGCCGCCGCCCGTGCCGCACTCCCCCTGCCGGGCGCCGTCGACGCGCGTACACCGCTCGTCGTATGCGTCGGCAGGCTCAGCCGGCAGAAGGGCCAGGACGTGCTGTTACGAGCCTGGGAGCAACTGCGCGTCAGTGGCGCCCGGCTGGTCCTGGTGGGAGACGGACCGGACGAGCGGCGGCTGCGCGAGACGGCTCCCGCCGGAGTGGTGTTCGCGGGGGCGACTCAGGACGTCCGTCCGTGGATCCACGCCGCGGACGTCTTCGTACTCCCCTCCCGGTGGGAGGGGATGGCGCTGGCCCCGCTCGAAGCCATGGCCTGCGGCAGACCGGTCGTGATGTCCGACGTGAACGGCGCCAGGGAGAGCCTGCCACCGGGCCACGACGTCCACTGCCTCGTACCTCCCGAGAACCCCGCGGCCCTCGCGGCCGCGCTCACCAGCCTCCTGACCGATCCGGTGCTGAGGGACGAACTCGGCCGTACCGCCCGGACCCACACACGGTCCGTCTTCGACGTCCGGAAGACCGCAGGAGCCGTTCACCGCATCTATCAGGAGCTTGTCGGCTTGTCCCGGCCCACGACGAGAGAGCGCACCGACCGATGA
- a CDS encoding GNAT family N-acetyltransferase: protein MSAGRNEGLTVTLCRDLGEFAGLADEWDALYRRCRTATPFQSHAWLHSWWLSYGPAGRLRVMLARRGGRLIGAAALMLVHRPMPLLVPMGGAISDFFDVLVDEEESDGALVALERGLDRAARHAVIDLREVRPDASAQLLYERWAGACARLDDSTCMELPAEPIGTLLQRLPGSRAQRVRAKLRKIDALPVECRPVPALDVPGAVGRMLRLHELQWTGRGVNSEHLRPRFSAHLVRATRRMVRDGGAALTEFLLEGEVVAVNMSLQSGHLTGGYLYGAHPSLRERKVDVATMLLREVSQQAADTGRTVLSLLRGSEQYKNHWEPVPVVNQRLLMARPALDPLLRLRLSQLSARDVAAETVKTRFPAARDWHDRLTALPVIGR, encoded by the coding sequence ATGAGCGCCGGCCGCAACGAGGGCCTGACGGTGACGCTCTGCCGCGACCTCGGCGAGTTCGCCGGGCTCGCGGACGAGTGGGACGCGCTGTATCGCCGCTGCCGGACCGCCACGCCGTTCCAGAGCCATGCCTGGCTCCACTCGTGGTGGCTTTCGTACGGGCCCGCCGGCCGTCTGCGGGTGATGCTGGCCCGTCGCGGCGGGCGTCTGATCGGCGCCGCTGCGCTGATGCTCGTACACCGGCCGATGCCGCTGCTCGTACCGATGGGCGGCGCGATCTCCGACTTCTTCGACGTCCTGGTCGACGAGGAGGAGTCGGACGGTGCTCTCGTGGCCCTGGAGCGCGGACTCGACCGGGCCGCCCGGCACGCGGTGATCGACCTGCGGGAGGTACGGCCCGACGCCTCGGCGCAGCTCCTGTACGAGAGATGGGCCGGGGCGTGCGCCCGGCTCGACGACTCGACCTGCATGGAACTGCCCGCGGAGCCCATCGGCACACTGCTCCAGCGGCTGCCGGGGTCCCGGGCCCAGCGGGTGCGTGCCAAGCTGCGCAAGATCGACGCCCTGCCGGTCGAGTGCCGTCCCGTGCCCGCGCTCGACGTGCCCGGCGCGGTGGGCAGGATGCTGCGCCTGCACGAGCTCCAGTGGACCGGCCGCGGGGTCAACTCCGAGCATCTGCGGCCGCGTTTCTCGGCCCATCTGGTGCGGGCCACCCGGCGGATGGTCCGTGACGGCGGGGCCGCCCTCACGGAGTTCCTGCTGGAGGGCGAAGTGGTCGCGGTGAACATGTCGCTGCAGTCGGGCCACCTCACCGGCGGCTATCTGTACGGGGCCCATCCCTCGCTCCGGGAGCGGAAGGTGGACGTGGCGACGATGCTGCTGCGTGAGGTCTCCCAGCAGGCGGCCGACACCGGGCGGACCGTACTGAGCCTGCTGCGCGGCTCGGAGCAGTACAAGAACCACTGGGAACCGGTCCCCGTCGTCAACCAGCGGCTGCTGATGGCCCGTCCCGCCCTCGATCCGCTGCTGCGGCTGCGCCTGTCGCAGCTGAGTGCGCGTGACGTGGCGGCGGAGACCGTGAAGACCCGGTTCCCGGCCGCCCGCGACTGGCACGACCGGCTGACCGCGCTGCCCGTCATCGGACGGTGA
- a CDS encoding inositol monophosphatase family protein, whose protein sequence is MINSYAGLDDTEVVVAAARAGADVVHGMYGRRLTRIDKGAGDFATDADVGSEKAILDVIRGARPEDAVLGEEGGHQGTAGAVRRWLVDPLCGTLNYAAGTMAVAVNVALCDGAAAVADPFGGDIFFTDGERAHVRHDGADTPLAPTSATGLVDVNLDPPFPNAPGFRAVELLGHPGFVERFRPRVLSTTLSPAWVAAGRRAAYVTDGGDLSGSVHFAAGIALCRAAGCVVPGIDGGPVGPGGRGLVVSADAGTHGQLMSLVSDRDRLVHRAILPRDRRAERTFGPER, encoded by the coding sequence GTGATCAACTCGTATGCGGGCCTTGACGATACCGAGGTGGTGGTAGCCGCCGCGCGCGCCGGCGCCGACGTGGTGCACGGGATGTACGGGCGACGGCTCACCCGTATCGACAAGGGTGCCGGGGACTTCGCCACAGACGCCGATGTCGGGTCCGAGAAGGCGATCCTCGACGTCATCCGCGGCGCCCGGCCCGAGGACGCGGTGCTCGGCGAGGAAGGCGGGCATCAGGGCACCGCCGGGGCCGTACGCCGGTGGCTGGTCGACCCCCTGTGCGGCACGCTGAACTACGCCGCCGGGACCATGGCCGTGGCCGTCAACGTGGCGCTGTGCGACGGGGCCGCGGCGGTCGCGGACCCGTTCGGCGGCGACATCTTCTTCACCGACGGCGAGCGTGCCCACGTACGGCACGACGGAGCCGATACGCCGCTCGCACCCACGTCCGCCACCGGCCTCGTCGACGTCAACCTCGACCCGCCCTTCCCGAACGCCCCCGGCTTCCGTGCCGTCGAACTGCTTGGACACCCGGGGTTCGTCGAGCGGTTCCGGCCGCGCGTCCTCTCGACGACCCTGTCGCCGGCCTGGGTCGCGGCGGGCAGGCGCGCCGCGTACGTCACCGATGGCGGCGACCTCTCCGGGAGCGTGCACTTCGCCGCCGGTATCGCGCTGTGCCGGGCCGCGGGCTGTGTGGTCCCCGGTATCGACGGCGGTCCGGTCGGGCCGGGCGGCCGGGGGCTCGTCGTGTCCGCCGACGCCGGGACCCACGGACAGCTGATGTCCCTGGTCAGCGACCGGGATCGTCTCGTTCATCGTGCAATCCTCCCGCGCGACCGACGAGCGGAGAGGACTTTTGGGCCTGAAAGGTGA
- a CDS encoding cold-shock protein encodes MASGTVKWFNAEKGFGFIEQDGGGPDVFAHYSNIAAQGFRELQEGQKVNFDVTQGQKGPQAENITPA; translated from the coding sequence ATGGCCAGTGGAACCGTGAAGTGGTTCAACGCGGAAAAGGGCTTCGGTTTCATCGAGCAGGACGGCGGTGGTCCGGACGTGTTCGCCCACTACTCCAACATCGCCGCCCAGGGCTTCCGCGAGCTCCAGGAAGGCCAGAAGGTGAACTTCGACGTCACCCAGGGCCAGAAGGGCCCGCAGGCGGAGAACATCACCCCCGCCTGA
- the murJ gene encoding murein biosynthesis integral membrane protein MurJ, with product MNNTGIESGPPVEALPDHVPAPPAPRDQPVVPDPAGPVTDSAGPVPDSCPGGTETSGDAESPGLGRFLARAAAVTAGLTVAGALLGLVRDQAIAHLFGASGASDAFLIAWTVPEMAATVLIEDGMALLLVPAFSHALARRAAGTGEKKDAAARTTEGTDDPVRELISATLPRLFALLSCIAALLALGAPWVVGILAPGLSDPRLAVDCTRLTSVTVLTFGLTGYLSAALRAHRSFLPPAGVYLAYNVGIIGMTFALHSLWGVRAAAAGVAVGSVLMILTQLPAFVRLVPARVARAGRERRPSARRRFAGAAPPLLGATVLAPVVIFVVSRQAQVLVERFLASSLPAGAISHLNYAQKVAQMPMVLSLMICTVTFPVVARAMANGDREKARDRVERDLALAGMVVLAGTAMVLGYAPQIVEVLFQRGAFDADDTRATADVMRVYALGLLGHSLVGALSRPYFSAGRPTWFPVFAMATGLIVTTGAGFAMTHRFGVNGIATANAIGISTAAMLLLMGLGTRVVAIRVRSVTLSLVRLAGAATVAGTAGWLAAPRVADPLLSLAAGCFLVPLLFLLAGLALRAPEVVQLLTLIRRRLLHGR from the coding sequence GTGAACAACACCGGAATCGAATCGGGGCCGCCGGTGGAGGCGCTCCCGGACCACGTCCCCGCCCCTCCCGCACCGCGTGATCAGCCCGTCGTACCCGATCCCGCCGGACCCGTAACCGATTCCGCCGGACCCGTACCCGATTCCTGCCCCGGCGGCACGGAGACGTCCGGGGACGCGGAATCACCCGGGCTCGGCCGGTTCCTCGCCCGGGCCGCCGCCGTCACCGCCGGGCTGACCGTCGCGGGGGCCCTGCTGGGACTCGTACGCGACCAGGCCATCGCCCATCTCTTCGGTGCGAGCGGTGCGAGTGACGCGTTCCTGATCGCCTGGACCGTGCCCGAGATGGCCGCCACCGTGCTGATCGAGGACGGGATGGCCCTCCTGCTCGTCCCTGCGTTCAGCCACGCCCTGGCCCGCAGGGCAGCCGGCACCGGGGAGAAGAAGGACGCCGCCGCACGGACGACGGAGGGGACGGACGATCCCGTACGGGAGCTGATCTCGGCGACCCTGCCCCGGCTGTTCGCGCTGCTGTCCTGCATCGCCGCGCTGCTGGCGCTGGGCGCCCCGTGGGTGGTGGGAATCCTGGCCCCGGGTCTGAGCGATCCACGGCTCGCCGTGGACTGCACCCGGCTGACGTCCGTCACCGTGCTCACCTTCGGCCTCACCGGCTACCTCAGCGCGGCCCTGCGCGCGCACCGCAGCTTCCTGCCACCCGCCGGTGTCTACCTCGCGTACAACGTCGGCATCATCGGCATGACCTTCGCGCTGCACTCCCTCTGGGGCGTACGCGCCGCGGCGGCGGGCGTCGCCGTCGGCAGTGTCCTGATGATCCTCACCCAGCTCCCGGCCTTCGTCCGGCTGGTCCCCGCCCGGGTCGCCCGCGCCGGGCGGGAACGGCGCCCGTCCGCCAGGCGGCGCTTCGCCGGCGCGGCTCCCCCGCTGCTGGGAGCCACGGTCCTCGCGCCCGTCGTCATCTTCGTGGTGAGCCGTCAGGCGCAGGTCCTGGTCGAACGGTTCCTCGCCTCGTCGCTGCCGGCCGGTGCCATCTCGCATCTGAACTACGCGCAGAAGGTCGCGCAGATGCCGATGGTCCTCTCACTGATGATCTGCACGGTGACCTTCCCGGTCGTCGCCCGGGCCATGGCCAACGGCGACCGGGAGAAGGCCAGGGACCGGGTCGAACGCGACCTCGCGCTGGCCGGCATGGTCGTCCTCGCGGGGACCGCGATGGTGCTCGGGTACGCACCCCAGATCGTCGAAGTCCTCTTCCAGCGGGGGGCGTTCGACGCGGACGACACCCGGGCGACAGCCGACGTCATGCGGGTGTACGCGCTCGGGCTCCTCGGCCACTCGCTCGTGGGAGCGCTGAGCCGCCCGTACTTCTCGGCCGGGCGGCCCACGTGGTTCCCCGTCTTCGCGATGGCCACCGGGCTGATCGTCACCACCGGAGCCGGATTCGCCATGACCCACCGGTTCGGCGTCAACGGCATCGCGACGGCCAACGCCATCGGGATCAGCACGGCGGCGATGCTGCTGCTGATGGGCCTGGGGACGCGCGTGGTCGCCATCCGGGTCCGGTCCGTGACCCTCTCCCTGGTCCGGCTGGCCGGCGCCGCCACGGTGGCCGGGACGGCGGGCTGGCTGGCGGCACCGCGGGTGGCCGATCCCCTTCTCAGCCTTGCCGCCGGCTGCTTCCTCGTACCGCTCCTGTTCCTCCTGGCCGGGCTCGCACTCCGAGCTCCGGAAGTCGTCCAACTGCTGACCCTCATCCGACGGAGGTTGCTTCATGGCCGCTGA
- a CDS encoding glycosyltransferase: MRALHIITGLGIGGAEQQLRLLLRNLPTPCDVVTLTNPGAVADGLRTDGVRVTDLGMKGNRDLAALPRLARIIRQGKYDLVHTHLYRACVYGRIAARLAGVRATIATEHSLGRAEIEGRPLTRSTRALYLRTERLGSATVAVSSTVAGRLRDWGVPAARIHLVPNGIDAELFRYDDGARRDTRALMGIPDDAFVVGGVGRLVPGKRFDVLVRAVAALPGARLLLAGDGPERGPLTALAERLGAAGRIRLLGECDGERPGAGPGVPALLSTMDAFVSTSREESFGLAAVEALAAGLPVLYAACPAIEDLPADRSAGATRVTGDAEELTAALRQRMRAGPHRLPPPPAVAHYDIRRSSEHLMDVYERALSGHR; encoded by the coding sequence ATGAGGGCCCTGCACATCATCACCGGCCTCGGCATCGGCGGCGCCGAGCAGCAACTACGCCTGCTGTTGCGCAACTTGCCCACGCCCTGCGACGTCGTCACGCTCACCAACCCCGGCGCGGTGGCCGACGGACTGCGCACCGACGGCGTACGCGTCACGGATCTCGGGATGAAGGGCAACCGTGACCTCGCGGCGCTGCCGAGGCTGGCCCGGATCATCCGGCAGGGGAAGTACGACCTCGTCCACACCCATCTGTACCGGGCCTGCGTATACGGGCGGATCGCCGCCCGGCTGGCCGGGGTCCGCGCCACGATCGCCACCGAGCACTCGCTGGGCCGGGCGGAGATCGAGGGGCGTCCCCTCACCCGCTCCACGCGTGCGCTCTATCTGCGGACGGAGCGGCTCGGTTCCGCCACGGTCGCCGTCTCCTCCACCGTCGCGGGTCGGCTGCGCGACTGGGGGGTGCCCGCGGCCAGGATCCACCTCGTGCCCAACGGGATCGACGCGGAACTCTTCCGGTACGACGACGGCGCGCGGCGGGACACCCGGGCGCTCATGGGCATCCCCGACGACGCGTTCGTGGTGGGGGGCGTCGGCCGGCTCGTCCCCGGCAAACGGTTCGACGTCCTGGTCCGGGCCGTCGCGGCACTGCCGGGCGCCCGCCTCCTGCTGGCCGGGGACGGTCCGGAGCGGGGCCCGCTGACCGCGCTCGCGGAGCGGCTCGGAGCGGCCGGGCGGATCCGGCTGCTCGGGGAGTGCGACGGGGAACGGCCCGGCGCGGGGCCCGGCGTCCCCGCGCTCCTCAGCACCATGGACGCCTTCGTCTCCACGTCCCGCGAGGAGTCCTTCGGCCTGGCGGCCGTCGAGGCGCTGGCCGCCGGGCTGCCCGTCCTGTACGCCGCCTGCCCGGCGATCGAGGACCTGCCCGCGGACCGGTCGGCGGGCGCCACCCGCGTCACGGGAGACGCCGAGGAGCTGACAGCGGCCCTGCGGCAGCGCATGCGGGCGGGACCCCACCGGCTGCCGCCGCCTCCCGCCGTCGCCCATTACGACATCAGGCGCAGCAGCGAGCACCTCATGGACGTCTACGAGCGCGCCCTCAGCGGCCACCGATAG
- a CDS encoding exopolysaccharide biosynthesis polyprenyl glycosylphosphotransferase, with protein MTTERAPAPRTAQATAEPPAASTIHPPRRGNRHKPAGRTTRRFRGYGSTGRLLAADALALGLTLAVLPAAPWPPAVIAVQMAVQLLLHAYRGLYRPGLSVSGLAELPALLGLALIQWFATAEVLTAYDPRSSISWTALGLAIVTQTVLCCAARALAHRSRLRSAARNPRSALVIGHGPAAQEVAAALHGHPEYGLRPVGRVDPASSASSASDTPAAPAADAAPLPVLVTLEDVGRAVIQNSVRDAFFTTAPGATRDGEALFALLAGHGCRMWLINGPAAGAFTPHRASARPDHLWGFAAYSLHNGGGRPVAYAAKRTMDAVLAGLALLAAAPLLAACGLAVRISDGPGVIFRQERIGRNGRPFVLLKFRTIRPADAHESATRWNVSADRNMSRVGRLLRRTSLDELPQLWNVVRGDMSLVGPRPERPYFVEQFGRVHTGYGARHRMPVGITGLAQVHGLRGDTSIEDRARFDNRYIETWSLWQDVCLLVRTAGSLFRPGGS; from the coding sequence ATGACTACGGAGAGAGCCCCCGCCCCCCGCACTGCCCAGGCGACGGCCGAACCCCCCGCGGCCTCCACGATCCACCCGCCCCGCCGGGGTAACCGGCACAAGCCGGCCGGGCGCACCACGCGCCGCTTCCGGGGGTACGGGTCCACCGGGCGGCTGCTTGCCGCCGACGCGCTGGCCCTGGGCCTCACCCTCGCCGTGCTGCCGGCGGCCCCGTGGCCACCGGCCGTGATCGCGGTCCAGATGGCCGTACAACTGCTGCTGCACGCCTACCGGGGGCTGTACCGCCCGGGGCTTTCCGTGTCGGGCCTCGCCGAACTGCCCGCACTTCTCGGCCTCGCCCTGATCCAGTGGTTCGCGACCGCGGAAGTGCTGACCGCGTACGACCCCCGCTCCTCGATCAGCTGGACCGCGCTGGGTCTGGCGATCGTCACCCAGACAGTGCTGTGCTGCGCCGCCCGCGCACTGGCCCACCGTTCACGGCTCCGCTCTGCGGCCCGCAACCCCCGGTCGGCCCTGGTCATCGGGCACGGACCGGCCGCCCAGGAGGTCGCGGCCGCCCTGCACGGACACCCCGAGTACGGGCTCCGGCCCGTCGGCCGGGTCGATCCCGCGTCCTCCGCGTCCTCCGCGTCCGACACCCCCGCGGCTCCTGCGGCCGACGCCGCCCCGCTGCCCGTCCTGGTCACCCTGGAGGACGTCGGCCGTGCGGTCATCCAGAACAGCGTGCGTGACGCCTTCTTCACCACCGCGCCCGGAGCCACCCGCGACGGAGAGGCGCTCTTCGCGCTCCTGGCCGGACACGGCTGCCGGATGTGGCTCATCAACGGCCCGGCCGCCGGGGCCTTCACTCCGCACCGGGCCTCCGCGCGCCCCGACCATCTGTGGGGCTTCGCCGCGTACTCCCTGCACAACGGCGGTGGGCGGCCGGTCGCGTACGCGGCCAAGCGCACGATGGACGCCGTGCTGGCCGGCCTGGCCCTCCTCGCCGCGGCCCCGCTGCTCGCCGCCTGCGGTCTGGCCGTACGGATCTCCGACGGTCCCGGCGTGATCTTCCGGCAGGAGCGCATCGGACGGAACGGACGGCCCTTCGTCCTGCTGAAGTTCCGCACGATCAGACCGGCCGACGCCCACGAGTCCGCCACCCGGTGGAACGTCTCGGCAGACCGGAACATGAGCCGCGTCGGCCGTCTGCTGCGCCGCACCTCCCTCGACGAACTGCCGCAGCTGTGGAACGTGGTGCGCGGCGACATGAGCCTGGTCGGGCCACGTCCCGAACGCCCCTACTTCGTCGAGCAGTTCGGCCGGGTGCACACGGGCTACGGAGCCCGTCACCGGATGCCCGTCGGGATCACGGGACTCGCCCAGGTGCACGGGCTGCGCGGTGACACCTCCATCGAGGACCGGGCCCGATTCGACAACCGCTACATCGAGACGTGGTCGCTGTGGCAGGACGTGTGCCTCCTCGTCCGCACCGCCGGTTCGCTGTTCCGGCCGGGAGGCAGCTGA
- a CDS encoding polysaccharide deacetylase family protein: MAADPSALTDSRSSRLRPPACAQPWILTYHSVSERTSDPYGITVSPERLDRQLAWLGRRNYTAVGVATLLRAHAEGRRGLVGLTFDDGYSDFVHEALPVLRRHGCSATVFVLPGRLGGSNEWDRPGPHKPLLTAEGIRAAADAGMEIGSHGLRHRDLTSLSGSELRRETHHSRELLHDITGVVPEGFCYPYGSVDERVADSAREAGYGYGCALTPGPLLGPFTLPRTHVSHADRAVRLRAKDLRHRLRYRAGVAPARLPETVTAVSGDLR, encoded by the coding sequence ATGGCCGCTGACCCATCGGCTCTCACCGACTCGCGCTCCTCCCGGCTCCGACCACCCGCGTGCGCCCAGCCGTGGATCCTGACGTACCACTCCGTGAGCGAGCGGACGAGCGATCCGTACGGCATCACCGTCTCCCCTGAGCGTCTCGACCGGCAGCTGGCCTGGCTCGGGCGCAGGAACTACACCGCCGTGGGTGTGGCCACGCTGCTGCGCGCCCACGCCGAGGGCCGGCGCGGTCTCGTCGGGCTCACCTTCGACGACGGTTACTCCGACTTCGTGCACGAGGCCCTGCCGGTCCTGCGGCGGCACGGCTGCTCGGCGACCGTGTTCGTCCTGCCGGGCCGGCTCGGCGGCTCGAACGAGTGGGACCGGCCGGGCCCGCACAAGCCGCTCCTCACCGCGGAGGGCATCCGGGCCGCCGCCGACGCGGGGATGGAGATCGGCTCGCACGGTCTGCGCCACCGCGATCTGACGTCGCTGTCGGGCTCGGAGCTGCGCCGGGAGACGCACCACAGCCGGGAGTTGCTGCACGACATCACGGGCGTCGTCCCCGAGGGCTTCTGCTACCCGTACGGCTCGGTCGACGAGCGGGTGGCGGATTCCGCACGCGAGGCGGGATACGGCTACGGCTGCGCCCTCACCCCCGGACCGCTGCTCGGCCCGTTCACCCTGCCCCGTACCCACGTCAGTCACGCGGACCGCGCGGTACGCCTCAGGGCGAAGGACCTGCGCCACCGGCTGCGGTACCGGGCGGGAGTCGCTCCCGCCCGGCTGCCCGAGACCGTGACCGCCGTGTCCGGTGACCTCCGATGA
- a CDS encoding lipopolysaccharide biosynthesis protein produces MTESPEQRPAVPGRFSRLRTLPPLPRWWPLPACVLLGAACGLSYGLLATPQYTATGYALAVTDKGTDSAAALGFAQSFGRLATSDSTLTYAHGAAGESVQELRTRVRSETSPDSPMIAVSGTSDSPRRAAEIANAVVEAVIVGGEHVAKETGVKLIKFTHAVPPDEPVSPSAPLGTAVGASAGGLLGGLVLLVRPRPARRSSEAHVPAPGPDRTAGQPAAADERELV; encoded by the coding sequence ATGACCGAGTCTCCCGAGCAGCGGCCGGCCGTCCCCGGACGGTTCAGCCGGCTGCGTACCCTTCCTCCGCTGCCCCGTTGGTGGCCGCTGCCCGCCTGTGTCCTGCTCGGTGCGGCGTGCGGCCTCTCCTACGGGCTGCTCGCCACCCCGCAGTACACGGCCACCGGCTACGCCCTGGCCGTCACCGACAAGGGCACCGACTCCGCCGCGGCCCTGGGCTTCGCCCAGTCCTTCGGCCGGCTCGCCACCAGTGACTCCACCCTCACCTACGCACACGGGGCAGCCGGGGAGAGCGTGCAGGAACTCCGTACCCGGGTGCGGTCGGAGACCTCGCCCGACTCGCCCATGATCGCGGTCAGCGGTACGTCCGACTCGCCGCGCCGGGCGGCGGAGATCGCCAACGCGGTCGTCGAGGCCGTCATCGTCGGCGGCGAGCACGTGGCCAAGGAGACGGGGGTCAAGCTCATCAAGTTCACCCACGCCGTCCCGCCGGACGAGCCCGTCTCCCCGTCCGCCCCGCTGGGAACGGCCGTGGGCGCGAGCGCGGGCGGGCTGCTCGGCGGGCTGGTCCTCCTCGTACGGCCCCGCCCTGCGCGCAGGAGCTCCGAGGCTCATGTGCCCGCCCCCGGACCGGACCGGACGGCCGGTCAGCCGGCGGCCGCGGACGAACGGGAGCTGGTGTGA